The following proteins are encoded in a genomic region of Sorangiineae bacterium MSr12523:
- a CDS encoding UTP--glucose-1-phosphate uridylyltransferase yields MSPHPSHDLQEELDTIDPDLHARLTRAGFDAARLLHLAKDLGQGTAAERRDKRNRVPGPVEPPSEDEIWSIPQPGSERHRQLEALGLEALQKGELAFAVLAGGMATRMGGVVKALVEVTPGHTFLDVRLRENRLWSERAGKPVPLWLMTSDATDEPTRSALSKAGVGAHVKTFLQDLGPRLTPDGHLFRGADGRPSLYSPGHGDLVDAVRRSGLLRDFLAAGGRYVWIANLDNLGATIDPVLLGLFIENHTKGQRVDVMCEVTDKDPGDRGGIPVHALGKLQVLEEFRLPRDFDATKVSVFNTNTFVVGAEALQTADIAWNWFEVEKNVDGKPAIQFERLLQELTGAMRAAYVRVPRRGAASRFLPVKDREELEARRNTILEVARSRGILLP; encoded by the coding sequence CTGGGGCAGGGAACCGCTGCCGAGCGACGCGATAAGCGCAACCGTGTCCCTGGACCGGTCGAGCCTCCATCCGAGGACGAGATATGGTCGATTCCGCAGCCTGGATCGGAGCGGCACCGCCAACTCGAGGCGCTCGGCCTCGAGGCCCTGCAAAAGGGAGAGCTCGCATTCGCGGTGCTCGCGGGCGGCATGGCCACGCGCATGGGCGGCGTCGTCAAAGCGCTGGTCGAGGTCACGCCGGGGCACACGTTCCTCGACGTGCGTCTGCGTGAAAATCGCCTCTGGTCGGAGCGCGCGGGCAAGCCGGTGCCGCTCTGGCTGATGACCAGCGATGCCACGGACGAGCCCACGCGCAGTGCGCTCTCGAAGGCGGGTGTTGGCGCGCACGTGAAGACCTTCCTGCAGGATCTCGGCCCGAGACTCACGCCCGATGGGCACCTGTTTCGCGGCGCCGATGGTCGGCCGAGCCTCTACTCACCGGGACACGGCGATCTCGTGGACGCGGTGCGGCGATCCGGGCTGCTACGCGATTTCCTGGCCGCCGGTGGGCGATACGTCTGGATCGCCAACCTCGACAACTTGGGCGCGACCATCGATCCGGTTTTGCTGGGCCTGTTCATCGAGAACCACACGAAGGGCCAGCGCGTCGACGTCATGTGCGAAGTGACCGACAAGGATCCGGGCGACCGGGGCGGCATTCCGGTGCATGCGCTCGGCAAGCTGCAAGTCCTGGAAGAATTTCGCCTTCCTCGCGATTTCGATGCGACCAAAGTCTCCGTATTCAATACGAACACCTTCGTCGTGGGGGCCGAGGCGCTGCAAACCGCCGACATTGCGTGGAATTGGTTCGAGGTCGAAAAAAATGTCGACGGCAAGCCGGCCATTCAGTTCGAACGGCTGCTTCAGGAGCTTACCGGCGCCATGCGTGCGGCCTATGTTCGTGTACCGCGGCGCGGAGCCGCATCGCGGTTCCTTCCGGTCAAAGACCGCGAGGAGCTCGAGGCGCGCCGAAACACGATCCTCGAAGTCGCTCGAAGCCGCGGTATCCTTCTCCCCTAA
- a CDS encoding PhoH family protein yields the protein MTSITSELEIADMGTLLTLSGPQNEKLRAIEREADVQVGLRGNTIFIQGEPDAVALVERFLSESANLLTTRGIRVDTVDMRRALRMLREDPERRLSDIFAFDRDGGEDVVTLGSARRPIGPRGMAQKRYVESIRSHDLTFGIGPAGTGKTYLAMACAVAALKSGAAKRIVLTRPAVEAGEKLGFLPGDLAEKVNPYLRPLYDALNDMMDFDKAQGLITRGAIEVAPLAFMRGRTLNDSFVILDEAQNTTSDQMRMFLTRLGYNSKAVVTGDVTQVDLPEGRSSGLAEARDLLGKVPGIAFCHFTDVDVVRHPLVQKIILAYESRDSTRRAGTAPQSSETR from the coding sequence ATGACGAGCATTACCTCCGAACTCGAAATTGCCGACATGGGCACGCTCCTCACATTGAGCGGCCCGCAGAATGAAAAACTTCGCGCCATCGAGCGCGAAGCGGACGTCCAAGTCGGTTTGCGTGGCAATACCATCTTCATTCAAGGGGAGCCCGACGCCGTCGCGTTGGTCGAGCGTTTCCTCTCGGAATCGGCGAATCTGCTCACCACGCGCGGCATCCGCGTCGATACCGTCGACATGCGCCGCGCCCTGCGCATGCTGCGCGAAGACCCCGAACGGCGCCTCTCGGATATCTTCGCGTTCGACCGCGATGGCGGTGAGGACGTGGTCACCCTGGGCTCCGCGCGGCGTCCCATTGGGCCGCGTGGCATGGCGCAAAAGCGGTACGTGGAGTCCATTCGCAGCCACGATCTCACCTTTGGCATCGGTCCGGCGGGGACGGGCAAGACGTATTTGGCCATGGCGTGCGCCGTGGCCGCGCTCAAATCGGGCGCGGCCAAGCGCATCGTGCTTACGCGTCCCGCCGTGGAAGCTGGTGAAAAGCTTGGCTTTTTGCCCGGCGATTTGGCCGAAAAGGTGAATCCGTATCTGCGCCCGCTCTACGATGCGCTCAACGACATGATGGACTTCGACAAAGCCCAGGGGCTCATCACCCGCGGCGCGATCGAGGTGGCGCCGCTCGCGTTCATGCGCGGGCGCACCCTGAACGACTCGTTCGTCATCCTGGACGAAGCGCAGAATACGACGTCGGATCAAATGCGCATGTTCCTCACCCGATTGGGATACAATTCCAAAGCCGTGGTGACGGGAGACGTGACACAGGTCGACCTGCCCGAGGGCCGCTCCAGCGGATTGGCCGAGGCGCGCGACCTGCTCGGGAAGGTACCCGGCATTGCCTTCTGCCATTTCACGGACGTGGACGTGGTGCGGCATCCCCTCGTTCAAAAGATCATCTTGGCTTACGAGTCGCGCGATTCGACGCGGAGGGCGGGAACGGCCCCGCAGTCTTCCGAAACACGATGA